The Planococcus versutus genome contains a region encoding:
- a CDS encoding cysteine protease StiP family protein, with amino-acid sequence MTATGLVKTSYPKEDITFLLKDVSEVFTESTLEEREKAVQTGSHYAERLPMEYQPSEEYTKLYHETVLKTKEQLAYLVGLVTRRIFMNAGTEDIVLVSLARAGSPIGILIHRYAKQMMKMEWPHYSVSILRDKGIDEKAMDSIRAAHPTSRIQFVDGWTGKGAIQKELTKAVNQLNKEKNMNLYDDMAVLADPGACAVLFGTREDFLIPSACLNATVSGLVSRTILNKLYIGEDDFHGAKFYGELLAEDLSNDFVDQITECFEATRDKVEADAVSTPVTAKRTWQGMKEVEEIGHQLYSETDYHLIKPGVGETTRVLLRRSPWKVLVNSLENPDVHHILMLAKEKNVPVEVVPDLFYRAIGLIHSGKET; translated from the coding sequence ATGACAGCCACCGGTTTAGTAAAAACAAGTTATCCCAAAGAAGATATCACTTTTCTATTAAAAGATGTAAGTGAAGTGTTTACTGAAAGTACATTAGAAGAACGGGAAAAAGCGGTTCAAACAGGTTCTCATTATGCAGAACGGTTGCCGATGGAATATCAACCTTCTGAGGAATACACCAAGCTTTATCACGAAACGGTACTTAAAACAAAAGAACAATTGGCTTATTTAGTTGGACTCGTAACACGTCGCATTTTCATGAATGCTGGCACCGAGGATATTGTTCTTGTATCCTTAGCACGCGCGGGCAGTCCAATTGGTATCTTAATTCATCGTTATGCTAAACAAATGATGAAGATGGAATGGCCTCATTATAGTGTTTCCATTTTGCGTGACAAAGGAATTGATGAGAAAGCAATGGATTCGATTCGTGCTGCACATCCAACGAGTCGCATTCAATTTGTAGATGGATGGACTGGAAAAGGCGCTATTCAAAAAGAATTGACTAAAGCGGTAAATCAACTTAACAAAGAAAAAAACATGAATCTTTATGATGATATGGCAGTACTTGCTGACCCGGGTGCTTGCGCGGTCTTATTTGGAACACGTGAAGACTTTCTGATTCCCAGTGCGTGTTTAAACGCCACTGTATCAGGACTTGTGAGCCGTACCATTCTTAATAAGTTATACATCGGTGAAGACGACTTTCACGGTGCAAAATTTTACGGAGAACTGTTAGCAGAAGACTTGTCAAATGATTTTGTTGATCAAATCACAGAATGCTTCGAGGCTACTCGTGATAAAGTAGAAGCAGATGCTGTTTCGACACCTGTAACAGCGAAAAGAACATGGCAAGGAATGAAAGAAGTCGAAGAAATCGGTCATCAACTGTATAGTGAAACGGATTATCATTTGATTAAACCAGGAGTTGGCGAGACAACACGCGTTTTGCTTCGCAGAAGCCCATGGAAAGTTCTTGTAAACAGCTTGGAAAACCCAGACGTTCACCATATTTTGATGTTAGCAAAAGAAAAAAACGTACCGGTAGAGGTTGTTCCTGACTTGTTTTACCGCGCAATCGGTTTGATCCATTCGGGTAAAGAAACATGA
- a CDS encoding phosphoribosyltransferase domain-containing protein, whose product MKTINQSTSSIISGRTNYQINTKLWDNLTINISVTDAYPALSPESLFSVALRVNKKRQFLFVSKLIAKHLAVDPSLALGTGTLLASLLMESADLEGYPDANLLVQMIETGKVNRELSLQSLEFKKTMPQKTVFIGMAETATGLGHSVFQHFEGAAYIHTTREEIVGMTPSFVFEEEHSHATSHKVYAPPGMLERAETIVLIDDEISTGNTLLNLVCALDDQFPGKKYASLSILDWRNDSQKEKIENAVNNRGISLKILSLMSGQFELVHSKMPQEIEKNSLTSTAEKMPVTEMNTTKLKVTSKTRQQYVPYTGRFGITSKEQDEITKWAQQATAPFANRKDKALVIGVGENMYLPLRFALALGENLLVQTTTRSPIFASPTLNYPIQEKVKFNLPDAEEINQFIYNLNALDIDRIYLLTESVVEKSEWQPLLVYLQSKASVEWISFTTSKRSEEIE is encoded by the coding sequence ATGAAAACTATCAACCAATCGACGTCCTCAATCATATCCGGGCGAACCAACTATCAAATCAACACTAAGTTATGGGATAATTTAACAATCAATATTTCGGTAACAGACGCTTATCCTGCGCTTTCACCAGAATCCCTTTTTTCTGTGGCTTTACGCGTGAATAAGAAGCGTCAATTTTTATTTGTCAGTAAATTGATTGCTAAACACTTGGCTGTGGATCCATCGTTAGCTCTTGGTACGGGAACATTGTTAGCTTCTTTGCTAATGGAAAGCGCAGATCTAGAAGGATATCCTGATGCGAACTTACTCGTGCAAATGATAGAAACTGGAAAAGTAAATCGTGAACTAAGTTTGCAATCGCTTGAATTTAAAAAAACGATGCCTCAAAAAACAGTTTTCATTGGAATGGCGGAAACTGCAACGGGACTTGGTCATTCAGTTTTTCAGCATTTTGAAGGAGCCGCTTATATTCATACAACACGCGAAGAAATTGTTGGCATGACCCCATCTTTTGTCTTTGAAGAAGAACATTCCCACGCAACATCCCATAAAGTATATGCGCCTCCCGGAATGCTTGAAAGAGCAGAGACCATTGTTTTAATAGACGATGAAATTTCGACGGGCAATACGTTATTGAATTTGGTTTGTGCATTGGATGATCAATTCCCGGGGAAAAAGTATGCTTCGCTGTCGATTCTTGATTGGCGAAACGATAGTCAAAAAGAAAAAATAGAAAATGCGGTAAATAATCGTGGTATCAGTTTGAAAATTTTGTCGCTGATGTCTGGTCAGTTTGAATTGGTTCACAGTAAAATGCCTCAGGAAATTGAAAAAAACTCATTAACTAGTACAGCTGAAAAAATGCCAGTTACTGAAATGAATACCACTAAATTAAAGGTTACTTCAAAAACAAGACAGCAATATGTTCCTTATACGGGTCGTTTCGGTATTACTAGTAAAGAACAAGATGAAATTACAAAATGGGCACAACAAGCAACAGCGCCTTTTGCAAATAGAAAAGATAAGGCATTGGTCATTGGCGTCGGCGAAAATATGTACTTGCCTCTCCGTTTTGCATTGGCATTAGGAGAAAACCTGCTCGTGCAGACGACGACGCGCAGTCCAATTTTTGCCTCTCCAACTTTAAATTATCCGATACAAGAAAAAGTGAAATTTAACTTGCCAGATGCCGAAGAAATCAATCAATTTATTTATAACTTGAATGCATTGGATATCGATCGCATCTACTTATTAACCGAATCGGTTGTTGAGAAATCAGAATGGCAACCTTTGCTTGTCTATTTACAGAGCAAGGCATCAGTAGAATGGATATCCTTTACGACTAGTAAAAGGAGTGAAGAAATCGAATGA
- a CDS encoding HpcH/HpaI aldolase/citrate lyase family protein → MRHFNGLTDSDLKTFFKYSPTEFNSDTDREILSLALGAALYTPGSRADFAQKILTGEYSSGIFAGLTTLIVCLEDAVADTELKKAEENTISEFKKLAKASTEQLAEGPALFLRIRTPEQLDQLIDSVGTSLRVLTGIVFPKCSPTTLPSFFEALDRASNIAGRKLYALPLLETKEVLYSESREKTLSDLYDIIKSQAERVLTVRVGATDFSSLYGLRRPADRTIYEVHIIRDCLIAIMNRFGRSEDGFTVSGPVYEHFSSGERLWLSSKPERTLWEEVQLDILNGFKGKTCIHPSQISIVNTSHIVSLEAYEDAKLILEESNKRNGVLKSLKRNKMNEVKPHLSWAKKVVAQAEVYGVLNENYQPIDVLNHIRANQLSNQH, encoded by the coding sequence ATGAGGCATTTTAATGGATTAACTGATTCTGATTTAAAAACTTTTTTTAAATATTCCCCGACAGAATTTAACAGTGATACAGATCGGGAAATTTTAAGCTTAGCTTTGGGCGCAGCACTGTATACTCCCGGGTCTAGAGCTGATTTCGCACAAAAAATTTTAACTGGTGAATATAGTAGCGGCATATTTGCAGGCTTAACAACATTGATTGTTTGCTTAGAAGATGCAGTGGCTGACACAGAATTGAAGAAAGCAGAAGAAAATACTATAAGCGAGTTTAAAAAATTAGCAAAGGCTAGTACAGAGCAGTTGGCAGAGGGGCCTGCGTTGTTTTTACGAATCCGCACGCCTGAACAATTAGATCAGTTGATCGACAGTGTTGGAACGTCATTGCGTGTCTTAACAGGAATCGTTTTTCCGAAATGTTCACCAACTACTTTGCCTTCTTTTTTTGAAGCGCTCGATCGTGCCAGTAACATAGCCGGCAGAAAACTTTATGCATTGCCGTTACTTGAAACAAAAGAAGTACTGTACAGCGAATCTCGTGAAAAAACCTTATCAGACTTATACGACATTATAAAGTCACAAGCAGAACGAGTTTTAACAGTACGTGTAGGAGCAACTGACTTTTCTAGCCTTTACGGGTTGAGACGTCCTGCGGATCGAACAATTTATGAGGTTCACATTATTCGAGATTGCTTAATCGCGATAATGAACCGCTTTGGTCGTTCAGAAGATGGTTTTACGGTTTCGGGTCCAGTCTATGAACATTTTTCGAGTGGAGAACGACTTTGGTTATCGTCAAAGCCTGAAAGAACGCTTTGGGAAGAAGTGCAATTGGATATTCTGAATGGCTTTAAAGGAAAAACGTGTATTCATCCGTCACAGATTTCAATTGTCAACACGAGTCATATCGTGTCACTTGAAGCATACGAAGACGCTAAATTGATTCTTGAAGAAAGCAACAAACGTAACGGTGTTTTAAAAAGTCTTAAACGCAATAAAATGAACGAAGTAAAACCGCATTTGAGCTGGGCAAAAAAAGTGGTTGCTCAAGCAGAAGTTTATGGGGTGCTAAATGAAAACTATCAACCAATCGACGTCCTCAATCATATCCGGGCGAACCAACTATCAAATCAACACTAA
- a CDS encoding TerD family protein has translation MAINLSKGQKVDLTKSNPGLSKVVVGLGWDTNKYDGGQDFDLDSSVFLLNSEGKTASEADFIFYNNTTGAAGAVEHTGDNKTGEGDGDDEQVNVNLSAIPASIEKATFAITIHDAEARGQNFGQVSNSYVRIVNGDTNEELIRYDLGEDFSIETAVVVGELYRHGGEWKFNAIGSGYQGGLESLVKDFGLNS, from the coding sequence ATGGCAATTAACTTATCAAAAGGTCAAAAAGTAGATTTAACAAAAAGTAATCCTGGTTTATCAAAAGTGGTTGTTGGTTTAGGTTGGGATACAAATAAATACGATGGCGGACAAGATTTCGACTTAGACTCGTCGGTCTTCCTTTTGAATAGTGAAGGCAAAACAGCTTCAGAAGCTGATTTTATCTTCTATAACAATACAACAGGTGCTGCTGGTGCAGTCGAACATACAGGCGACAACAAAACAGGCGAAGGTGATGGAGACGACGAGCAAGTAAACGTTAACTTGTCTGCCATTCCAGCATCTATCGAAAAAGCAACTTTTGCTATTACGATTCACGATGCAGAAGCACGCGGTCAAAACTTTGGCCAAGTAAGCAATTCTTATGTACGCATTGTTAATGGAGATACAAACGAAGAACTAATTCGTTATGACTTGGGAGAAGATTTTTCAATAGAAACTGCAGTTGTTGTCGGTGAACTTTACCGTCACGGGGGAGAATGGAAATTTAACGCCATTGGCAGCGGTTATCAAGGCGGTTTAGAGTCTCTTGTTAAGGACTTTGGCTTAAACAGCTGA
- a CDS encoding TerD family protein — MAINLVKGQKIDLTKGRSSLSSIMVGLGWDPVATKKSGGFLSGLLGGGGGGGGADIDCDASVLLLDENGKLTAKENLIYFGNKKSKDGSVVHSGDNLTGEGDGDDEMINIDLKRISPSIHRLVFVVNIYNAQKKKQDFGMIENAFIRLVDNQSKEELVHYNLTENYAGKMSLITGELYRQDSEWKFSAIGEGASEPDIGSIANKYS, encoded by the coding sequence ATGGCGATTAATCTTGTAAAAGGTCAGAAAATCGATTTAACAAAAGGACGTTCATCTCTTTCGAGCATTATGGTTGGCTTAGGCTGGGATCCAGTTGCAACCAAAAAAAGCGGCGGCTTTTTAAGCGGCTTATTAGGAGGCGGTGGAGGCGGAGGCGGAGCGGATATTGACTGTGACGCATCTGTCTTGCTACTTGATGAAAACGGGAAATTAACAGCAAAAGAAAATTTAATTTACTTTGGTAACAAAAAAAGTAAAGACGGCAGCGTTGTTCACTCGGGCGATAACTTGACTGGCGAAGGTGACGGCGACGATGAAATGATCAATATCGACTTAAAGCGTATTTCCCCATCAATTCATCGTTTGGTCTTTGTTGTGAATATTTACAACGCTCAGAAAAAGAAGCAAGATTTCGGCATGATTGAAAACGCATTTATTCGCTTGGTTGATAATCAGTCGAAAGAAGAGTTAGTTCACTACAACCTTACAGAAAATTATGCTGGCAAAATGTCGTTAATTACAGGTGAACTTTACCGTCAAGATTCTGAATGGAAGTTTTCTGCTATCGGCGAAGGTGCATCAGAACCTGATATCGGATCAATTGCAAACAAATATTCTTAA
- a CDS encoding glycosyltransferase family 2 protein — translation MHMKLISIVVPAYNEEANIAAMYNKLVKELESLPYRYEIMFINDGSSDHTLQEILKLAEVHDNLKYISLTRNFGKESAMLAGLKRIQGDAAIVMDSDLQHPPTLIGEMVQGYEDGFNQVVAKRSRTGDSKVRSLFSSLYYKLINSITDVDLQDGEGDFRLLSRKAIDAILTLSESNRFSKGLFSWIGLSKKTINYENVQRVDGDSKWSFSNLVNYGIDGIISFNMKPLRICFYTGFLVLFLSLIYILITFYSIMTEGIGAPGYFTTITAILLLGGIQLISLGVIGEYIGRIYNETKQRPHFLVDVSNADEYHES, via the coding sequence ATACACATGAAGCTTATCTCAATCGTTGTTCCAGCTTACAATGAAGAAGCCAATATTGCAGCCATGTACAATAAATTGGTGAAGGAACTTGAGTCGCTTCCATATCGTTATGAGATTATGTTCATCAATGATGGTAGTAGTGATCATACGTTACAAGAAATTTTAAAATTAGCTGAAGTACATGATAACTTAAAATACATTTCACTTACACGTAATTTCGGAAAAGAATCAGCAATGCTTGCAGGACTAAAACGAATTCAAGGAGACGCCGCCATTGTAATGGATAGCGACTTGCAGCATCCACCTACACTAATCGGAGAAATGGTACAAGGCTATGAAGATGGCTTTAACCAAGTAGTGGCCAAGCGTTCTCGTACTGGTGATTCTAAAGTGCGTTCTCTTTTTTCTTCTCTGTACTACAAGCTTATCAACTCAATTACAGATGTCGATTTACAAGATGGTGAAGGAGACTTTCGATTGCTGAGTCGTAAAGCTATTGACGCGATTCTTACACTGAGTGAAAGCAATCGATTTTCGAAAGGCTTGTTTTCGTGGATTGGTCTAAGCAAAAAGACCATCAACTACGAGAACGTTCAACGCGTAGATGGTGATTCAAAATGGTCATTTAGCAATCTTGTCAATTATGGTATTGATGGCATCATTTCGTTTAATATGAAACCTTTACGCATTTGTTTTTATACAGGGTTTTTGGTCTTATTTTTATCACTCATTTATATTTTGATTACGTTCTACAGTATTATGACAGAAGGAATTGGAGCTCCCGGTTACTTCACGACCATTACTGCGATTCTTTTACTCGGTGGCATTCAATTAATCAGTCTTGGCGTTATTGGCGAATACATTGGTAGAATTTACAATGAAACAAAACAACGCCCTCACTTTCTTGTAGATGTCAGTAATGCGGATGAATACCATGAATCTTAA
- a CDS encoding GtrA family protein — translation MNLKSLNTEFTRFVFVGVINTLSYYSIYLVLHNLFDLPYLLAHIVGFLISLNISFFLNCYVTYRIKPTLKKYLYFPLTQVVNMSISTVLIFVFVEFLNLNSNFAPFAAVLFTVPITFIVSSKILKDAPSSK, via the coding sequence ATGAATCTTAAGTCGTTAAATACAGAATTTACTCGTTTTGTTTTTGTCGGTGTCATTAATACTTTGAGCTACTACTCGATTTACTTAGTACTACACAACTTATTCGACTTACCTTATTTATTGGCTCACATTGTTGGCTTTTTAATCAGTTTAAACATCTCTTTTTTCTTAAACTGTTACGTAACGTATCGTATTAAGCCAACGCTTAAAAAATATTTATACTTTCCATTAACACAAGTCGTGAATATGTCTATTTCAACCGTGCTTATCTTTGTTTTTGTTGAATTTTTAAACCTCAATAGCAATTTTGCACCTTTTGCGGCAGTATTATTTACAGTTCCTATAACCTTCATCGTATCTAGTAAAATTCTTAAAGATGCGCCTTCTTCAAAATAA
- a CDS encoding YfhO family protein: MHKLRPIVLLSLLTLLLSTIGHTVFLSQWSRGHFMVGINDGLSQMMPFKDLLYKQYTQGEFFYSFDFGLGAGTFSELSYYFSTSIVFLVSVIIISLLQALRIIQTTDVLFWANAAVFISIIRLAAILFITTRFFIYVKISKPAALLGASLYGLSGMYFRHVTYWEFFADSFLWLPILLFGVEKIFREQKPGWFLVAVAISMIDNFYFAYINFMLTALYIVFRLFIPLTENEQVKKKSIMSFLVAGLIGAGISAISFVPAVYAYLNNHRPEFEQQIPWFKETTDNILFNDTIIILPAFFVFLLFCWFLYSHKTFRLFALIGITAVIMHNSPVIGSAFNGFSAPQYRWEYFISLVMGGAVAVAFDQLHKFTLWRFLPPAILTILSFVYYARKDEYFEIDSWFSTLSISALVITLLLLFLYTYFKKNFVKWLLMILLLVWALLLTNIYQTEKIIDEGNISQVNKDLITGVEYDDPEINKLIDYIHAQENSDLYRIDWMEGVRNNTPIVQDFQGLSAYSSILNKNLLYFYLYDLEIDMGRESVSRYATLGNRANLYSMLQGKYIIRARGDTNIPYGFNEIYSSKKYIVYENEYVLPFARSTSTVYEEQQLAASSPLMREQAMMTGVVLEHSQKTNPLPESNESILEFDVSASGALFNGKMVHVVERRGGLNLNLQNPSKSSSDLFVSFHLVSTAPDQGFLLEVNDYQTTRKSNDSIYKTFVDDLTIRIPADELIEIRLPKGTYELTDLQVFSASYDSLREQAAQPDSSSHLSIDGSRVHLDYENTQNDAFLKLAIPYERGWQAQVNGQKVEVLRADFAFMAIPIVAGENDVLLTYRPPFFKLAAAVSLVSALLGFVLAFRKKKNTKTVDLN; this comes from the coding sequence ATGCACAAGCTGCGACCTATTGTTCTTCTCTCGTTATTAACTCTATTGCTGTCAACAATCGGACACACCGTTTTTCTCTCCCAATGGTCACGTGGTCATTTTATGGTAGGCATTAATGACGGACTTTCTCAAATGATGCCTTTCAAAGATCTATTGTATAAACAATACACTCAAGGAGAGTTTTTCTATTCGTTTGATTTTGGATTAGGGGCTGGCACTTTTAGTGAACTTTCTTATTATTTCTCTACATCAATCGTGTTTTTAGTTTCTGTCATAATCATTTCCTTGTTACAAGCACTTCGTATTATTCAGACAACCGATGTCTTGTTTTGGGCTAATGCTGCTGTTTTCATTAGCATCATCCGTTTAGCAGCTATCTTATTTATCACAACTCGTTTTTTTATCTATGTAAAAATTTCAAAACCTGCAGCGTTATTAGGCGCTTCTCTTTATGGACTTTCAGGTATGTATTTTCGCCACGTAACCTATTGGGAATTTTTCGCAGATTCTTTTTTATGGTTACCAATTTTATTGTTTGGCGTGGAGAAAATTTTCCGAGAACAGAAACCAGGCTGGTTTTTAGTCGCCGTTGCAATTTCTATGATCGATAATTTCTACTTTGCTTATATTAATTTTATGTTGACCGCTTTATATATCGTGTTCCGTCTATTTATTCCACTTACTGAGAACGAACAAGTAAAAAAGAAAAGCATCATGAGTTTTTTAGTCGCTGGATTGATTGGCGCAGGAATCAGTGCAATTTCTTTTGTCCCTGCTGTCTATGCCTATTTAAACAACCATAGACCTGAATTCGAACAACAAATCCCTTGGTTTAAGGAAACCACAGATAATATATTGTTCAACGACACTATCATCATCTTGCCCGCCTTTTTTGTGTTCTTGTTGTTTTGCTGGTTTCTTTACAGTCATAAAACGTTCCGTTTGTTTGCGCTAATTGGAATTACTGCTGTCATCATGCACAATAGTCCAGTCATCGGCAGTGCTTTTAACGGATTTTCTGCTCCACAGTACCGATGGGAATATTTTATCTCGTTAGTCATGGGAGGCGCTGTCGCCGTAGCATTTGATCAATTGCACAAATTTACATTATGGCGTTTTTTACCACCTGCCATACTTACGATTTTAAGCTTTGTTTATTACGCGCGAAAAGATGAGTATTTTGAAATAGACTCTTGGTTTTCGACACTTTCAATTAGTGCTCTTGTCATTACTTTATTGCTACTATTTCTATACACATACTTCAAGAAAAATTTTGTTAAATGGTTGTTAATGATACTTCTGTTAGTATGGGCTTTGTTGTTAACTAATATCTATCAAACCGAAAAAATTATTGATGAAGGAAATATCTCACAAGTGAACAAAGACTTAATAACAGGTGTCGAGTATGATGATCCTGAAATCAACAAATTAATCGATTATATTCACGCACAAGAAAACAGTGACCTTTACCGTATTGATTGGATGGAAGGTGTACGTAACAACACGCCTATTGTTCAAGATTTCCAGGGATTAAGTGCTTATTCCAGTATTTTAAATAAAAACTTATTGTATTTTTATTTGTATGATCTTGAAATCGATATGGGCCGCGAAAGTGTCAGTCGCTATGCAACTCTTGGTAATCGCGCCAACTTGTATAGTATGTTGCAAGGCAAGTACATTATCCGTGCGCGCGGAGATACCAATATTCCATATGGTTTCAATGAAATCTATTCTTCCAAAAAATACATCGTCTATGAAAACGAGTACGTCTTGCCGTTTGCACGTTCTACTTCTACTGTGTATGAAGAGCAGCAACTAGCAGCTTCGTCTCCCTTAATGCGTGAACAAGCCATGATGACAGGTGTTGTACTAGAGCACAGTCAAAAGACGAATCCATTGCCTGAATCGAATGAAAGCATCCTTGAATTTGATGTCTCTGCAAGTGGCGCTCTCTTTAATGGGAAGATGGTACATGTTGTTGAAAGAAGAGGCGGCTTAAACTTGAACCTACAAAACCCATCAAAGTCTAGTAGTGATTTGTTTGTCTCTTTCCATTTAGTATCAACAGCCCCTGACCAAGGATTCTTGCTTGAAGTAAATGACTATCAAACAACAAGAAAATCCAACGATTCAATTTACAAAACATTTGTAGACGACTTAACGATTCGAATTCCAGCTGATGAGCTTATTGAAATACGTCTTCCAAAAGGAACATATGAACTAACTGATCTACAAGTTTTCTCTGCTTCTTACGACTCTCTGCGTGAGCAAGCAGCTCAACCTGACTCATCTAGTCACTTGTCTATTGATGGCAGTCGTGTCCACTTGGATTATGAAAATACTCAAAATGATGCTTTTTTAAAGCTAGCTATTCCTTATGAACGCGGTTGGCAAGCACAAGTGAATGGACAAAAAGTAGAAGTCTTGAGAGCTGACTTTGCTTTTATGGCCATTCCTATAGTTGCAGGCGAAAACGACGTTCTACTCACTTACCGTCCACCATTTTTCAAACTTGCTGCAGCTGTTAGTCTAGTGTCAGCCCTCTTAGGCTTTGTACTAGCTTTTCGCAAAAAGAAAAATACAAAAACAGTTGATCTCAACTAA
- a CDS encoding superoxide dismutase family protein has product MKRLLLFGLLITFLVFLTACGNDSTEDPPTESDGATDETTEDDSTSEDSTEGASTNNDGEILLVTVELMNSDGDAVGTAELTEEDNGVAVALQVDNLEQGIHGIHFHQEGMCETPDFKSAGDHFNPESTMHGMDNPDGPHAGDLPNLEVSEDGTASQEFLAENVTLEIGEEDSLLKEGGTALVIHAGEDDQKTDPSGDSGDRIACGVIAAK; this is encoded by the coding sequence ATGAAGCGTTTACTATTGTTTGGTTTACTAATAACCTTTTTAGTGTTTTTAACAGCTTGTGGCAATGATTCTACAGAAGACCCACCTACAGAATCTGATGGAGCAACAGACGAAACCACTGAAGATGATTCAACTAGTGAAGATTCAACTGAAGGCGCATCGACAAATAACGATGGTGAAATTCTTTTAGTAACTGTCGAACTTATGAATAGTGACGGAGATGCAGTTGGTACTGCCGAATTGACTGAAGAAGATAATGGCGTTGCTGTAGCACTTCAAGTTGATAATTTGGAACAAGGTATACACGGTATTCATTTCCACCAAGAAGGAATGTGTGAAACGCCTGATTTCAAATCAGCTGGCGACCACTTTAACCCAGAAAGCACTATGCACGGCATGGACAATCCTGATGGCCCACATGCTGGTGACTTACCGAACCTTGAAGTAAGTGAAGATGGTACTGCTTCACAAGAATTTTTAGCTGAAAATGTGACACTTGAAATCGGGGAAGAGGATTCATTATTAAAAGAAGGCGGAACTGCTCTTGTGATTCATGCAGGAGAAGATGATCAAAAAACCGACCCTTCTGGTGACTCTGGAGACCGCATTGCTTGTGGTGTTATTGCCGCAAAATAA
- a CDS encoding SDR family oxidoreductase, whose product MTTDKFEKTDEQVKPQHQSTQPGSEKHMDPKPIYDDKDYVGSGKLEGKVALITGGDSGIGRAVAVAYAKEGANVAIAYLDEHEDADQTIQVIASYGVKGIKFASDLSDVENCNQLVIDVLAEFGQLNILVNNAGKQFPQDDFLAISPDQLMETFATNIFSMFYLTQAALPHLQKGDCIINTSSVTAYQGSPGLIDYSATKGAITSFTRSLAANIANQGIRVNSVAPGPIWTPLIPSTFNEEKVQQHGQDTLLKRRGEPSELAPAYVYLASKDSTYVTGQAIHINGGDYISS is encoded by the coding sequence ATGACAACAGATAAATTCGAAAAAACAGATGAACAAGTCAAACCCCAACATCAATCCACACAACCTGGTTCAGAAAAACATATGGACCCCAAACCGATTTATGACGACAAAGATTATGTAGGTTCAGGAAAACTAGAAGGCAAAGTTGCACTTATTACAGGAGGAGACAGCGGCATTGGACGAGCCGTTGCAGTAGCCTATGCTAAAGAAGGTGCGAATGTTGCGATTGCCTACCTTGATGAGCATGAAGATGCTGATCAAACCATCCAAGTCATCGCGTCTTATGGAGTTAAAGGAATAAAGTTTGCGTCAGACTTGAGTGATGTTGAAAATTGCAATCAACTCGTTATAGATGTACTCGCTGAATTTGGTCAATTAAATATTTTAGTAAATAACGCTGGAAAACAGTTTCCGCAAGACGATTTTTTAGCTATTAGTCCTGATCAATTAATGGAGACTTTCGCTACGAATATTTTCAGTATGTTTTATTTGACGCAAGCGGCTCTTCCTCATTTACAAAAAGGAGACTGCATTATTAACACATCTTCTGTAACTGCTTACCAAGGCTCTCCTGGGTTGATTGACTATTCCGCAACTAAAGGCGCGATTACAAGCTTTACTCGCTCACTTGCTGCTAATATTGCCAACCAAGGAATTCGTGTAAATTCAGTCGCACCGGGGCCTATTTGGACACCCTTGATTCCTTCGACCTTCAATGAAGAAAAAGTTCAACAGCATGGTCAAGACACTTTATTAAAACGTCGCGGAGAACCTTCTGAACTGGCTCCGGCTTATGTATATCTAGCTTCTAAAGACTCTACTTATGTAACAGGACAAGCTATCCATATTAATGGTGGCGATTATATCAGTTCATAA